The Vreelandella piezotolerans genomic interval TTACCGCGCCTGGACGGCATGGAAGTGCTGAATGCCGTGCGTCGTCACGGCAGTCACGTTCCCATTCTCGTTCTCACTGCCCGCGATGCGGTGGATAACCGCATCGCGGGGCTCGACGCAGGGGCCGACGACTACCTCACCAAACCCTTCGAGGTGGCTGAGCTCAAGGCCCGTTTGCGCGCTCTGTTACGGCGCAGTCAAGGACAAACCAGCAGCCTGCTCACCTATCGGGGGATTACGCTAGATCCTCATACGCTGCACGTTGGCTACCAGGGGGCGTCCGTAACGCTATCTCGCCGCGAGCTGACGCTACTGCAGGAGTTCATGAGCCATCCCGGCCGCGTCTTCACCCGCGACACGCTCACGCGGCTCGTCTACGGCTGGGAAGAGGACGTCGAGAGCAATGCCATCGAGGTGCATATTCACCATCTGCGGCGAAAGCTGTTTTCCGATGCCATCCGCACGGTGCGCGGCATTGGCTACGTCATGGACAAACCCGCTAAGGACGAGGCATGACATCGATTCGTCAACGCACGCTGGGGCTGGCACTCTTGGTGTTTGGCGTCAGCATGCTGGTCATTGGCTTCATCAGCTACCGCTATGCCGCGCACGAAATCGAAGAACTCTACGATGCCAGCCTGGCCCAAAATGCGCGCCTGCTGGAAGGGCTGCTGCAAGCACCGCTACCCGATGACGACCGCGACATTCTGCTGAACAGCCTCGAAGAGGCATTGCTTCGCGCCGAGCAGTCGGATAAACGCTTTGCGGGCCATCGCTACGAAAGCAAGCTCGCCTTTCAATTATGGGAAGAGGACCGTCTGCTGCTGCGCTCTGCCAGCGCGCCGCACACCCCATTGGTTCAGCAACCCGCCGGTTACTCGACGCTCACGGTCAATGAGTATGCTTGGCGCGTGTACGTGCTGGATGTTCCCAACAGCACCAAACGGGTGGTCGTCAGCGAGCGCGAGGACGTGCGTGGCGAGCTGATCAGCGCCGTGGCGCTGCGTACCCTGATGCCCGACCTCATCGGGCTGCCCTTTCTAACGCTGCTGCTATGGTGGTCCATTGGCTGGGGGCTGGCACCTTTGTCTCGCCTGGCCGAGCAGATCCGTAACCGCGATCCGCACAATCTCAAACCATTACCGCTCTATCCGATGCCCCAGGAGTTGGGCACCATCGCTGGCGCCCTGAATCGACTGCTGGAGCGGCTGCGCCAACTGCGCGTGCGCGAACAGCGCTTCATTGCCGATGCCGCCCACGAGCTGCGCACTCCCTTGGCCGTGCTGGATCTTCATGCCCAGAACGCCCTGGCGGCCGATAACGCCGAAGATCGTGAAGAGTCGCTGCATCACTTGCGCAGCGGGGTGGCTCGCTCGACGCGTCTCGTGTCCCAGCTGCTTACTCTGGCGCGCCTCGATCCCGAAGAGGAGCCGCTGCCAGAGCTACGCTACGCCAACGTCCTGCTGGAAACCCAGGAAACCCTGGCCAAGCTCTCGCCACTGGCCGCCGAACGCCAGCAACAGCTGCTGCTCGATGCCGATGAGCACGCCGACTGGCGTATGGAGGAGGAGCCCGGCGCCATCGAAACGCTGATACAAAACCTGGTGGGTAACGCGATACAGCACTCTCCAGATCAGAGCACCATCACGGTGACGCTCGACGCGACTCCCCAGGGGATGACGATCATGGTCGACGATCAAGGTCCGGGCATCCCCGCCCAAGCGCGCAGTCGGGTCATCGAACGCTTCCAGCGTGCAGGCCCGGGAGCGGGTGCGGGGCTCGGGCTTTCCATCGTCGAGCGTTTGGTCAAACGCCACGAAGGCTTGTTGCGGTTGGAAGAGGCTCCAAACGGCGGCCTGCGGGTGAGAGCGGTCGTGGCAAGAGATGCGTTGACGCAGCGCCAGGCAAAAGAATGAGAAAAAATGTAACACGGGGGATGTCTTAAGATTGTGATAAGAATTCCGTGCAAATGTGAAGGTACAAAGCAGGCGCGTGGTGAATGACCTGCTTCTTCACAACCACGGAGGTACCCCTCGATGAACCAACTCATGCACTCACATAAGCCGCTCGTTCAGTTTGGTGCGACTCCGTTGCTCACGACGCCGACGCCCAAGCAGTTGACGCCCGATAGCCCGGCCATGTCGGTACTCACCGACTTTACTCATGTCATGCCGCAATCGATCGCAGGCGACACGCCCATCGATGACGCTCATCTGAAAATGCGCCATGGCGGTATTCGTTTACTATTCGTGATGGACAAACAGTCCCACTGCGTGGGCGTGCTCACCGCCAAAGAGGTCATCGGTACCCGGCGCATCAATCTGGCCATGCAGCAGCGTAACCTAGAGCGCTCCGAAGTGACCGCCGCCATGATCATGACACCCTGGGAGAAACTCAGCGCCATGCCGCTGGAGCAGCTCGCGTCGCTCACCATCGAAGACCTCGTCCTCTCCATGGAAAGCTTTACCGAGCAGCATCTGTTGATTACCGAGCGCAAGCCAAACCAGGAGCTCAGCGTAAGAGGCATCATTTCTGCCACTGATATCCAGTCGGCCATGGGCAGCCGTTTGAATACCCAACCACCCACGACGGTGGTTCCCATGGCGCGCAGCTTCGCCGATATCTGCCAAGTCATTACCGGCCACGACTTATAAGCCACCAAGGCGCGTGGTCTTAAGTGCCACGCCGCCTGTCGACATATAGGCTTCTAACGAAACGCCCCTTATCCAACGATAAGGGGCGTTTTTATTGGTCTGCCTAACCAAGCGGCTAGGCAGGATAGCCAACCGCCTTAGAAAAGACTGGCGTTGATCAGCAGGTGTGCCACGATACTGGCTACGTAACCTAACAAAATAGCGGGCACCCAGCGCAAATGCACCGCAAACGTGTAGATACCACGGGCTTGCCCCATCAGCGCTACCCCGGCAGCCGATCCCATGGAGAGCAGGCTGCCCCCCACACCGGCCGTTAGGGTGATCAGCAGCCAGTTGCCTTCCGACATATCCGGCGCCATGGAGAGCACGGCGAACATCACTGGAATGTTATCCACCACCGCTGAGATCAGCCCCAGAACGACGTTGGCCCACACCGGGTCCCAGCCGCCGTAAAGCGTTTCCGAAAGCAGGCTGAGATAGCCCATGAACCCCAGGCCACCCACACACATCACCACCCCGTAGAAGAACAGCAGCGTGTCCCACTCGGAGCGGGCGATACGGCTGAAGATATCGAACGGCACCACGCTGCCTAGCTGTTCCAGCTTTTTCCAATCTCCGCGGCGGGAGTAACGCTCACGTTTGCGCTCCAGCGAGCGGGGCAAACTGCGACGCAGGTAATAGCCAAAGAATTGCAGCAGGCCTAGACCAAACATCATGCCCATAGCGGGCGGCAGGTACAGAATCGAGTGGCACAGCACCGAGATCGCCACGGTGATCAAGAACAGTACGATGATGCGCCGGGCGCCCCGCTTCAACCACACGTTTTCGGTGAGCGCAGCGGGCTGACGATTGACGATGAAAAAGTTCATGATCACCGCAGGCACCATGAAATTCACGATGGCAGGTACCAACAGTGCAAAGAAGCCTTCGAAAGGCACCTGACCGGCTTGCCACACCATCAGTGTGGTGATATCGCCAAACGGGCTGAACGCACCACCGGCGTTGGAGGCCACCACCACGTTGACACAGCAGAGGCTGATAAACTTGTTATCCCCCTCGGCGACCTTTAGCACCACCGCACACATCAGCATGGCAGTCGTCATGTTGTTGGCGATGGACGAAATACCGAACGCCAAACAGCCGGTAATCCAGAATAGGCTCCGGTAGCTAAACCCCTTGCGCACCAGCCACGCACGCAGTGCATCGAACACACGACGCTCTTCCATGGCGTTGATGTACGTCATCGCCACCAGGAGGAACAGCAGCAGCTCGGTATACTCGAGCAGCGTCTCTTTGAAGGCGCTCTCTGCCTCATGGGGCATACCCGCTTGTACGTAGACCCACGCGACCATGGCCCAGATCAGGCCAGCGGCCACCAGAACCGGTTTGGATTTACGCATGTGGATGATTTCTTCACTCATGACCAGGGCATAGGCCAGAATGAAAATGGTCACGGAGGCAATACCGGCAAGCGAGGTGGTGAGATCGAGGGGGCCAGCAGCAGCAAAAGCAAGAGAGGGAAAAGCGAAGAGGCAGAGTGCGGTCAACAACCAAGCAACGCGGCAAGCGGGATGCCGAGTTGCAAGGACGTTAGGTGGTTTCATAGCAGCGTGATCCTGGCAGGGTTAGAGAGTACCGCCACGATCATAAGCACACTAACTATGTGCTGCAACGCAGCGATGGCGCATAAGATGCGGCCATTTGCCGCATCTTGTAAAGCGCTTTATTCATTCGATTGCAATTAATTGTGACGCTTCGATCATTCAACGGTCACGCTCTTGGCAAGGTTACGCGGTTGATCCACATCGGTGCCTTTCAGGACCGCCACATGATAGCTCAGAAGCTGCAGTGGCAAGGTATAGAGTAGCGGTGCCAGCGCTTCGTGAACATTCGGTAGCTCCAAAACGTGAATATCGTCTTGGGAGTTAATCCCTACCTTTTGATCGGCAAATACGAATAGCTGTCCCCCACGGGCGCGTACTTCTTGGAGATTGGATTTTAGCTTTTCCAGCAGGTCATCGTTGGGGGCTACCGAGATGACCGGCATCTCGCTATCCACCAGCGCCAGCGGGCCGTGTTTGAGCTCGCCGGCCGGATAGGCTTCCGCGTGGATATAGGAAATCTCCTTGAGCTTCAGCGCGCCTTCTAAAGCAATGGGGTAGTGCGCCCCACGACCCAGGAAGAGCGCGTGATGCTTCTCTGCAAATGCCTGAGAAAGCACTTCGATCTGCCGATCGAGACCCAACACCTGCTGACAGAGCGCGGGCAGTGCCTGCAGGGCGCCAATGATCTCTGGCTGCGCTGGCTGGCCCTTCGCTTTACTGACCGATAGCGTCAGCAGCATCAGCGCAATCAACTGAGTGGTAAACGCTTTGGTCGAGGCGACGCCAATTTCTGGGCCCGCGCGGGTCATCAGCGACATGTCGGACTCCCGCACCAGGGAGCTTCCGGGCACGTTGCAGATCGCCAGCGAGCCGACATAGTTCAGCGTCTTGGCAAAGCGCAGCGCCGCCAGCGTATCGGCGGTTTCTCCAGATTGGGAGAGCGTGACGAACAGTGTCCCTTCCGGCACGACTGGGTGACGGTAGCGATACTCGGAGGCCACTTCGACCTGTACCGGCACCCCGGCGTAGCGCTCCAACCAGTAACGCGCCACCAAGCCTGCATGATAGCTGGTGCCGCAGGCAATGATATGCACCTGCCGGGCTTTCTGGAACAACGCCTGGGCCTCTGGCCCAAAACTTTCGACCAGTACGCTGCTGGCGCTCAGCCGACCTTCCAGAGCGGCTTCGATAACCTTGGGTTGCTCGAAAATTTCCTTGAGCATGTAGTGACGATACTCGCCCTTGCTGGCCGCGCCGTCGCCATGCTCAAAGGTATGCACCGGGCGCTCGGCCGTATCGCCTTGCCGATCGACGATGCGAAGGGCACCGCCCTCACGCAGCTCGACTACATCGCCCTCTTCCAGGTAGATAAAGCGATCGGTCACCTGTAAAAGCGCCAGCGGGTCAGAGGCTAAAAAGGCTTCGTCGATCCCGACACCAACGACTAGCGGGCTTCCTTGGCGCGCGCCCACCACCACATTGGGTTCGGTCACGCTCATCACGCCCAGTGCGTAAGCACCGCCAAGACCATGCACGATCTCCTGCGTCGCCTCGAACAGCGTTTTGCCCGCAGCGAGTGTTTCCGCCAGCAGGTGGGCGATCACTTCGGTATCGGTTTCCGAAGTGAACGTGTAACCGCTACCTTGCAGCGTCTCTTTGATCTGCTCGTAGTTTTCGATGATGCCGTTATGAACCACGGCAACGGTATCGCTGCTGTGATGCGGATGCGCATTGGCCTCGGAGGGTTTACCGTGCGTGGCCCAGCGAGTGTGCGCAATACCGCTACTGCCCGGTAACGCCGCAATATCCAATCGTTCGGCCAGTGCCGAGACCTTACCCAAGGCACGGTGCCGCGTTAAGGCACCGTCGTTCAGCACCGTCATGCCAGAGGAGTCATAACCGCGATACTCCAGACGTTTGAGTCCTTCCAGCAAAATTCCCTGCACATTGCGCTGTGCAACCGCTGCGACGATGCCACACATAACTCTTTCTCCTAGGGCGTTTGCACGCCGTATTATTCAACGTGTCGATGCACTTATTTAGTCGTTTTCACCGGGCGCGGCCAGTCGGGCTTCTCTAGCTGTCGGCTGCGGGTCACGGCCAGGGCGTGCTCGGCGACGTCTTTGGCAATCGTGGATCCCGCGCCGACGGTGGCCCCTTTGCCCACCGTGACGGGTGCCACCAGCGCGGTATTGGAACCGATGAAGGCATTATCGCCAATCTCGGTGCGGTGCTTGTTTACGCCGTCGTAATTGCAGGTGATGGTGCCCGCGCCCACGTTCACATCGCGCCCCAGACGAGCATCCCCCACATAACTCAAATGATTGATTTTGCTTCCTTCACCCACGTCAGCGTTTTTGGTTTCGACAAAATTACCGACCTTGGCTTTGACCGCCAAGCGGGTTCCGGGGCGCAGCCGCGCGTAGGGTCCCACCTGATTAAGGCCCGCCGCCACGGTCGTATCGACCACGCTGTGGCTGTGAATCTCGCTTTCCGCGCCGATGGTGCTGTTCTTGATGACGCAGTAGGGCCCAACCCGCACGCCTTCGCCAAGTTCGACGTTCCCTTCGAACACGCAGCCTACGTCGATGAAGACATCGTGGCCGCAGGTGAGCTTACCGCGCACGTCGATGCGTGCGGGGTCGGCCAAGGCAACGCCTTGAGCCATCAGCGTCTCCGCCATCTGCTGCTGGTAGGCACGCTCTAGACGGGCCATTTGCACGCGATTATTGACCCCTTCCACCTCTGTGGCAGCGTGTGGCTGTGCGGTGGCGACCTTGATGCCCTCACTGGCCGCCATGGCGATCACGTCGGTCAGGTAGTACTCTCCCTGGGCATTCTCTGCCGAGAGTTGGGGCAGCCAACGCTTCAGTTGAGCGCTGGTCATGGCCATGATGCCGGTGTTGCACTCGTTAATCGCCAGCTGCTCCTCGTTGGCATCTTTCTGCTCGACGATCGCCACGGCGTGGCCCTCGGCATCGCGCACGATACGCCCATAGCCACTGGGATCTTCCAGCGTGACGGTGAGCAGGCCCATGTGCTGCTCATCCACCTTGGCCAGCAAGTCGGCCAACGTATCGCGACGAATCAGCGGCACGTCGCCATATAGTACCAACACGATACCGCTGCCCAACTGAGGCTGCGCCTGAGCCACCGCATGTCCGGTGCCTTTTTGCTCTTCCTGCAGTGCAAACGAGACATCATACTCCGCCAACGCGTCGCGAAGTTGGTCAGCACCATGGCCAATCACCACGTGGGTACGACTCGGGTTCAGGCCACTGGCCGTTGCCAGTACGTGCTCTACCATGGGCTTACCCGCTAGCGTGTGCAGTACTTTGGGCAACTGAGAGCGCATCCGTGTGCCTTTACCTGCGGCTAAGATGACGATATCGAGGTCGTGCATGTCATTCACCTGTTTGCATTTGGCGATTCGCTGAGGAGGCCGTCCAGGGCTCGATGCCCAGTTCATCGATCAGCGCATCACCGAAATAGTTGACGAAGGCGGGGCTCGCCAAGCTACGCCAACGCTCCCCCTCACGTACTAACATCAAAATATTGAGGTTGTTTTCGACGGCCAGCTGCATACCCTGCTCGCTCCCCACGACGGTGAGCGCCGTGGCCCAAGCATCGGCCCAGGCATTGGAGGGGTGGAACACCGATACCGACGCTAGCTGATGCTTGATGGGCTGACCGGTTCGCGGATCCAGAAGATGAGAGAAGCGCTCGCCATCGACTTCAAAGTAGTTGCGATAATCGCCCGACGTGGCCACTGACATCCCCTCCAGCGCCAACACGTGCTGCGCTTCCGGCACGCCGCTTTGCGGCACTTCAATGCCGACACGCCAAGGCGTTTGATCTTCGATGTCCCGGTAACCGCGGGCAATCAGCCCGCCACCGATATTGACCAGGTAATTATCGATGCCCTGCTGATCCAGATACGCCGCCACGCGGTCGGTGGCGTGGCCTTTGGCGACGCCGGAGAGATCGGCAAAGACATCACGCAGGCGACGTGCTTGCATGCGCTGGGTATCGACTTCCACCGCATCGAAACCAATGGTGGCCATACGCTCGCTGAGTTCGGCATCGCTGGGCACCTCTTCGGGACGTGCCTCGGGCCCAAAGCTCCATAGATTCACCACATCGCCAATGGTGATATCGAAGGCCCCTTCGCTTGCTTCCGACACCGAACGGCTAATCGCCAGCACTTCGATCAGCTCGTTGGAGAGCGGCTGCCACTCCCCAAGCGGCGCTTCGTTAAAAGCGACCAGCTCGGAGTCGTCGCGGTAGGTCGACATGGCGTGGTCCACGTCTTCCATCTCGGCTAGGATGCCCTCTTCCAATGCGTTCGCGTCGCCCTGGGTGAGTGGGTCGACCAGAGTCATTTGATAATACGTACCAAAAATACCGCCCTCGAAGCGCACCGGAGACTCCAGTGGCCGATCACTTTCCGAACAGCCTGCCAATAGCGTGCCGAGCAGTGCCACGACGCCCAGTCGCCTACACGCGGTTTGATAGCCCTTCATCCGATGTCCTTCATTGAACGCGCGGGTTAGAAATGAAAAAACCAGAGTAGCCAGGCACCAAACAGCACGCGGTATACCACGAACGGCTGCATCCCCAGCTTTTTGATTACGACGAGAAAGTAGTGAATACACACGAAGGCGCTGATACCCGATAAAAGCGCCCCTATTAGCATAGCGGGTACGTCGATCGAGTGAGGCGCTTTGAAGAGATTCACCGCTTCGAGGCCACCGGCGAGCACGATGACGGGAATCGAGAGCAAGAACGAGAAGCGCGCGGCGCCTTCTCGATTCATGCCAACCATCAGCGCCGCGGTCATCGTGATCCCCGAGCGCGACGTACCGGGGATCAGCGCTAATACCTGAGCGCCGCCGATGATCAGCACGTCTTTTAGCGTCAATTGATACTCGCTGCGGATACCACGCTTTTTCCAGTCGGCGTAGCCTAGCAGTAAGCCAAAGCCGATCAGGCTAAGGCCGATGATCAGCGTCGAGCGCATGTAGCCTGCGATCAGGTCATGGAGGAGAAAGCCGACGATGCACACCGGCAAGGTGGCCACGACCACCCAAAACGCCAGACGCGCATCCTCATTGACGCCATTGCCTCTTACCGCCGTGAGGCTGCTAGCGATCATTTGCCAAATTTCCTGGCGAAAATAGAGGACGACGGCGCTCAAGCTACCCAAGTGGAGTGCCACGTCGAACGCGAGACCTTGGTCTTCCCAGGTGGTGAGCACCGGCACCAAAATCAGATGAGCGGAGCTGGAAATCGGAAGAAATTCAGTGAGCCCCTGCACCACCGCCAATACTACCACTTGGAGCCAATCCATAGGTCGTCCTGTCTATGTTCTGTGT includes:
- a CDS encoding response regulator transcription factor — translated: MRILLVEDDPSLASGIRLALKPEHYTVDHLSDGATALNALTEGEPFDAVILDLGLPRLDGMEVLNAVRRHGSHVPILVLTARDAVDNRIAGLDAGADDYLTKPFEVAELKARLRALLRRSQGQTSSLLTYRGITLDPHTLHVGYQGASVTLSRRELTLLQEFMSHPGRVFTRDTLTRLVYGWEEDVESNAIEVHIHHLRRKLFSDAIRTVRGIGYVMDKPAKDEA
- a CDS encoding ATP-binding protein, with protein sequence MTSIRQRTLGLALLVFGVSMLVIGFISYRYAAHEIEELYDASLAQNARLLEGLLQAPLPDDDRDILLNSLEEALLRAEQSDKRFAGHRYESKLAFQLWEEDRLLLRSASAPHTPLVQQPAGYSTLTVNEYAWRVYVLDVPNSTKRVVVSEREDVRGELISAVALRTLMPDLIGLPFLTLLLWWSIGWGLAPLSRLAEQIRNRDPHNLKPLPLYPMPQELGTIAGALNRLLERLRQLRVREQRFIADAAHELRTPLAVLDLHAQNALAADNAEDREESLHHLRSGVARSTRLVSQLLTLARLDPEEEPLPELRYANVLLETQETLAKLSPLAAERQQQLLLDADEHADWRMEEEPGAIETLIQNLVGNAIQHSPDQSTITVTLDATPQGMTIMVDDQGPGIPAQARSRVIERFQRAGPGAGAGLGLSIVERLVKRHEGLLRLEEAPNGGLRVRAVVARDALTQRQAKE
- a CDS encoding CBS domain-containing protein — encoded protein: MHSHKPLVQFGATPLLTTPTPKQLTPDSPAMSVLTDFTHVMPQSIAGDTPIDDAHLKMRHGGIRLLFVMDKQSHCVGVLTAKEVIGTRRINLAMQQRNLERSEVTAAMIMTPWEKLSAMPLEQLASLTIEDLVLSMESFTEQHLLITERKPNQELSVRGIISATDIQSAMGSRLNTQPPTTVVPMARSFADICQVITGHDL
- the nhaD gene encoding sodium:proton antiporter NhaD, which translates into the protein MKPPNVLATRHPACRVAWLLTALCLFAFPSLAFAAAGPLDLTTSLAGIASVTIFILAYALVMSEEIIHMRKSKPVLVAAGLIWAMVAWVYVQAGMPHEAESAFKETLLEYTELLLFLLVAMTYINAMEERRVFDALRAWLVRKGFSYRSLFWITGCLAFGISSIANNMTTAMLMCAVVLKVAEGDNKFISLCCVNVVVASNAGGAFSPFGDITTLMVWQAGQVPFEGFFALLVPAIVNFMVPAVIMNFFIVNRQPAALTENVWLKRGARRIIVLFLITVAISVLCHSILYLPPAMGMMFGLGLLQFFGYYLRRSLPRSLERKRERYSRRGDWKKLEQLGSVVPFDIFSRIARSEWDTLLFFYGVVMCVGGLGFMGYLSLLSETLYGGWDPVWANVVLGLISAVVDNIPVMFAVLSMAPDMSEGNWLLITLTAGVGGSLLSMGSAAGVALMGQARGIYTFAVHLRWVPAILLGYVASIVAHLLINASLF
- the glmS gene encoding glutamine--fructose-6-phosphate transaminase (isomerizing) is translated as MCGIVAAVAQRNVQGILLEGLKRLEYRGYDSSGMTVLNDGALTRHRALGKVSALAERLDIAALPGSSGIAHTRWATHGKPSEANAHPHHSSDTVAVVHNGIIENYEQIKETLQGSGYTFTSETDTEVIAHLLAETLAAGKTLFEATQEIVHGLGGAYALGVMSVTEPNVVVGARQGSPLVVGVGIDEAFLASDPLALLQVTDRFIYLEEGDVVELREGGALRIVDRQGDTAERPVHTFEHGDGAASKGEYRHYMLKEIFEQPKVIEAALEGRLSASSVLVESFGPEAQALFQKARQVHIIACGTSYHAGLVARYWLERYAGVPVQVEVASEYRYRHPVVPEGTLFVTLSQSGETADTLAALRFAKTLNYVGSLAICNVPGSSLVRESDMSLMTRAGPEIGVASTKAFTTQLIALMLLTLSVSKAKGQPAQPEIIGALQALPALCQQVLGLDRQIEVLSQAFAEKHHALFLGRGAHYPIALEGALKLKEISYIHAEAYPAGELKHGPLALVDSEMPVISVAPNDDLLEKLKSNLQEVRARGGQLFVFADQKVGINSQDDIHVLELPNVHEALAPLLYTLPLQLLSYHVAVLKGTDVDQPRNLAKSVTVE
- the glmU gene encoding bifunctional UDP-N-acetylglucosamine diphosphorylase/glucosamine-1-phosphate N-acetyltransferase GlmU encodes the protein MHDLDIVILAAGKGTRMRSQLPKVLHTLAGKPMVEHVLATASGLNPSRTHVVIGHGADQLRDALAEYDVSFALQEEQKGTGHAVAQAQPQLGSGIVLVLYGDVPLIRRDTLADLLAKVDEQHMGLLTVTLEDPSGYGRIVRDAEGHAVAIVEQKDANEEQLAINECNTGIMAMTSAQLKRWLPQLSAENAQGEYYLTDVIAMAASEGIKVATAQPHAATEVEGVNNRVQMARLERAYQQQMAETLMAQGVALADPARIDVRGKLTCGHDVFIDVGCVFEGNVELGEGVRVGPYCVIKNSTIGAESEIHSHSVVDTTVAAGLNQVGPYARLRPGTRLAVKAKVGNFVETKNADVGEGSKINHLSYVGDARLGRDVNVGAGTITCNYDGVNKHRTEIGDNAFIGSNTALVAPVTVGKGATVGAGSTIAKDVAEHALAVTRSRQLEKPDWPRPVKTTK
- a CDS encoding FAD:protein FMN transferase, coding for MKGYQTACRRLGVVALLGTLLAGCSESDRPLESPVRFEGGIFGTYYQMTLVDPLTQGDANALEEGILAEMEDVDHAMSTYRDDSELVAFNEAPLGEWQPLSNELIEVLAISRSVSEASEGAFDITIGDVVNLWSFGPEARPEEVPSDAELSERMATIGFDAVEVDTQRMQARRLRDVFADLSGVAKGHATDRVAAYLDQQGIDNYLVNIGGGLIARGYRDIEDQTPWRVGIEVPQSGVPEAQHVLALEGMSVATSGDYRNYFEVDGERFSHLLDPRTGQPIKHQLASVSVFHPSNAWADAWATALTVVGSEQGMQLAVENNLNILMLVREGERWRSLASPAFVNYFGDALIDELGIEPWTASSANRQMQTGE
- a CDS encoding undecaprenyl-diphosphate phosphatase, which encodes MDWLQVVVLAVVQGLTEFLPISSSAHLILVPVLTTWEDQGLAFDVALHLGSLSAVVLYFRQEIWQMIASSLTAVRGNGVNEDARLAFWVVVATLPVCIVGFLLHDLIAGYMRSTLIIGLSLIGFGLLLGYADWKKRGIRSEYQLTLKDVLIIGGAQVLALIPGTSRSGITMTAALMVGMNREGAARFSFLLSIPVIVLAGGLEAVNLFKAPHSIDVPAMLIGALLSGISAFVCIHYFLVVIKKLGMQPFVVYRVLFGAWLLWFFHF